In Oryzias latipes chromosome 23, ASM223467v1, the DNA window GGAtgaagcagcttttctctgcaaaTACGCCCAGAAACTCAGTCTGATCTGCAGTAGaatcatttattcttttactgCGCCTTTTAAGGGAAAATTTGGCCAAATACTCAAAACTCTCAGAAATTTGCAAGCAACTAGCATCTGGGCTACAATGTAGCCTATACCGCCCTctagtggccgggataggctccagcagccccctgACCCAGAAaggtatggaagcatttgtggagcataattacaaataaaagtcaataccagaaatgctttttcattttcaaaataaagctgcatttgttgactcaaaagtaaaatgaaaaaacaatccaccaaaccgctttttctgttcttctaaGACTCTgtcaattaaaatgataaagaaaatggtatctgacatttcattttcaagttttctggtaaatgtgtagcaaaatccaattagaaatatctaatttgacaattaaaatggattaacagacatgctttttcattttctttctttctgtgacataattaaaaatgcaaagaggacACTGCGtttcgttttcacatccacctcGCAAAAATGTTATTacgtgacagaataagcggtgttgaagaggAAAAAGCGGTTTGGAGGattcaacaaatgcagcttcatcttgataatgaaaaaagcatttctggttttgacttttatttttcaactatgcaacagaaatgcttccatagaaagggacaaaaaccgatatagaagatgaataaaatgaatgaagctGGTAAAAAGGAATTTTGGGAATTGGGAACTCTCCTTCCCAAAAATGAAACCGTTAAAAAAAGTCTCTTATGGGGCTCCAAATAACATTTCTAAATCCACTAAACCAAAACACATGTGTAGGAGAAGTTTAAAGGAAGTTTTagaattatgggatggcaacaggACCTACTACTTTGGGGGCCATGTTgaggcaaagtgtgaaatttgcaatgttcacatttttttcacaattgggaaaaagaaaactttggtTCCAGCAATTTGAACAAAATTTCAAATGAGTCTTTGACCCGAACCGAAGTTTGGTTGACCTTTGACCACAAGAAGAGGCCATAATCATAACAAACGTTTGGAATTGTATTCACAGTATtcaatgctgtttttttcctggttaaatCATGAGAATGTGTAAAATTCAGAAAGAAACGTCTCCTTTAAAGGTTTTggattttgcattttaacagaagaagcttttattttgacgaGGTAAGAGCCACACATGTACAAAACATGATTCGGAAAAAGacatttaagacaaaaatgttgatttatcGGCAAATTCCAGCAAATCCtgaacaaaatgacatttgaagAGTGATTCCATCCagataaaaaggtttaaaaccaCACATAAAACACCACAAACCCTAAAAGCTGAGGTCACTTTAGACTGTTGATGAACTTGGCGTGCTCCTCTCCTCGCGGTAGcagaagctccgcccccagctTTGGTCCAGTTTTCTCCTGCAACATAAAGACATGGGTTAAAGTCCTGAACACACTGGATCCCGTTGGTGCATTTCCGTTCCGTCTGTTCCACCTTCAGCATCCCGTCACGCTCCCATTTGAACAGGCCGCAGTTGCTGGAAAGGGAAACATGTCAATGAGAGGATGGAACGTGCAGCTTTGCAGCTGATTTTCTCTGGTTTTGTGGCCTCGGACCTGCAGTGTTTGTGCGGCAGTCGGTCCAGAGCGATGGCTCTCTGCCCGCAGGGACACCGGAAAAACCGCTTGACGGCGTCGTGCCACCGCAGGTCGTGACTCTCCTGGACGCAGCGATCCGCCGGCTTAAAGTAGGTGTAGCTGcactgaaagacaaacaaaagacacaTTAAGAGCTTTGATCGGGAAATAATGCGCGCATGTTCTACCTAAAAGCTACAGCTAAACTGattattttggttttagtttAAGTATCTTAATATCAGACATAACGAACTCACAATTAATTCCTCACTAAAatgtattgatttgtttttaaaataaattgtaaatatcTTTCTTAATCATCTGATCTCAAAAACATATGTTTTAACTATCGCTCTCTCTGATgagacaatatttatttttgttttaaagcagaGGTTTTCTTTGGGATGGTGAGTATTTCTGCTTCAGGAAACGGGCTTCTATGATTTAGAAGAGCCTGAAAGCTTCATTCGACTTTACAGACACATTCTAATTTATACTCAAATGTGTCATTCTAGTCTTAGCTTAAATACATTTGGGAGAAAAGTGAATCAATATACCTACTTTAAAGGTTTTTATAGCAATACGTCCAAAATTTCAAATATAATTGACCAGAGTATTATCTAAATATGAATATTTGTAGCTTAATTTAAAAGTTTATCTCATTTTAAAAGGGCAGAAAAttacaattaattaaaaaaaagtaattcagGATGGCTGCCATCGTGCAGAGCAACATATATTCTTTATCAGGTCATAAACTTTCTATTTTTAGacacataaaacacatttgtttgttaaaacatAACATTTATGAACACTTATTTGAAGCATTAATCAGTTCACTTTCATTAATCGTATATGTTGTTGCTTTGAGTTTTAATTCAGCAGGAGGCTGAatataatttaataataataatgaattttatttatatggcgcctttctagACACCCAAGGTCGCCTTACAGATAGAAAACAATACTGCTCGACGCCCCACAGGCTTGTGGGAGGAGcaagtgggaggagctaccacctAATGTTTTCCCTACAGGGAGAGTTCCCTGTATATTTCTGGAAGAcatggaggatgtttagagatcagatttctttatttaaaaaaaaagcttcactatggagcccgtgacctgacatggaaaaataaatacggTAAATAAtgcgttcccacaaaataataattcacgtggtaagtcattcataaacatggaTGGCTTTCTGCTTAACCATGTAATATTCTGATATACATCTTTCCTGTACTATTTGAAGGTACCACAGTTACAGTGACACgttgattggtcgagatgcattatgggatatgtgtgatgcatgatgggtaaCGTACGAAATATGTAGACTttggatgtaaagtgactgctaactTTAAAGTTACCTCAGCACGTCCTGAATATTATTCTTCATGCTAGAGTAAAGTAAAAGTACAACATCCCGTCTGGATGCCAGCATGACCATCAACGTTTGTTGATCATGAACGTTTGTTCTGGTCCCATGCACACGGTTGGATTGTAATCCgtccattgatcccatcaagacaTTTTGCGCGTGTGACCACGGCTAgtgacacggaagtagcggcggAAAGCGGCTTTAGTGGCAGGATGGAGAACGAAGCGGGATGTGAACGAacgcagacatggagacgtgatcaccgatgcttttgtagagctttttaaaagaaataaatccgatctctaaacatcctccgtgtcttccatgtaatgagacacacagacagaaatgagaAGGTATCTGCTGCAAATTCAACTATTGCtcacatctgtgtttatgaaCGACTTATCACGTGAATTATTATTTAGTGgcaattgtttatttatttattaacccatgtcaggtcacaggCTCCGTACTCTACTTGAACTACAGCAGAAACATCATGAAAAATAATCAGGATTAGCAGAAGCATGTCAATAAAAGGTAGATGAACAAGAAGGGTTATTTTGACTAACGTAAtgaatgagtaacagctgtttctaTAGAAATCTATGGGCTTTTAGCTTTTTGGGACTaatgggtacttcctgtttagaccGCGAAGGAGGGAGGGGTTGTTCAGTCCAGTTCCTATTTTACGGTCAACGGTTGCAACACTGGGACCCCTCAAAAAGCTGTAGAACGTCCTGTTTCTATCAGGAGCTCTAAAATACCTTTCCAGTCCGACAGAAGCTGATATTTCGGGCTCAGTACCTTTTTACAGGTGACGGCTCGACACTTCATCTCCTTGATGCCCTTCATCTTCTCCTCCATCTGCTCCTTCTTGACCAAAGCATCAAAGTAGCGTTCCTGCAGCTGGTACTCGGCCTGAAACAGACCAGGATGCACGTGCTGAATGCTCAACCGGGTCACAGTCTTTGCAAAGCTCATGTTGACTGCAGATGAAACGATACCGCTTGGAGGACGGTCTCATGGCGAGATTTAGCGTTGAGGATCTTTTGGAACTCCTCAGACTGGATGTAGCGGAGCTCCTCTCGCTTCTTCTTCAGGGCCGGCTCTTCTTCCTCCTTACCCAGTTCTTCTGCACGGGCGACATGAAGAGTCGTGGTTTTTTCCATAACAACCCTAATAGGCAGCAGCGTGAAGGGTCCTGCCtaaagacccacactggattttgGCTCATTGTACACCCTGGGAAGCAAACCCAGATTTCCTGTCGCCTTTAATATAATTACTATAAAACATCAATTATCTATAAAATACAGTTCTGCAGTAGCATGGTGAAAAAACTTTGAttcataaagattaaaaaaaaaacaacagataaaagaaatttagttttaaattgtctacaaaaatgctgcaaaacataaaattaaagccACATGTCCCGAGCTGCACTgacaaaatcataaaatatccttttttttcgttttatctccatagcaaccatttgattttttggtcgcctgggggtgaCGGACAGATCGATGTAATTTTTGGCAGAATtattaaaagtacatttttgaatttccttGGTAACGAGGGgcttttgttaaccacgcccacattcctaatatacTCATATCATGTAGCGTATCGtttcgttcagcttgagccaaacgttcatgttttacattttcacaaaattacagtaaaaaaaggtaaaaacgcCACTTTTGGAAGCTCGCCACAATAACGCCGTTCCAAATTTACAAAAGGATCAGGAGTGAAATATGTGAACGAAGAATTGTGGAAACAATCTAGTAGTCCAGGACCGCTGCGGTACATAAATATACAGTAAGAAAAGGCGTTTCTGCACCTTTGGGTGAGCTCCGGTTCTTCTCCACTCGGGCGCTGATCTCACTGTTGTCGatcctcttcctcttcacaGCGTTGGGGTCCTCTTTCtcaagccccgcccctttggcCCTCAGCTTCCTCAGAGCAGCCAGCTTGGCGGCGGACAGGCTGGACGAAGCGGCTGGAGGAGGGCTGCCATCGAAGAAGAGGATGTCGTCGCCCGCAGAGAAACCTCGTCCCAGCGTCGGGGTGGGGGGTTGGGTGTCGCCGGGAGCCTGAGAAGCAGCGAGCGGCGACACCAGACCTCCTTGGTTCTGAGGCGATGTAGAGGCGCCGCCGttcctctgctgctgcctctCGTTGGCCCGCCGGCGCTGGATCTCCTGGAGCTCCCGCTGCTTTtgcttctgctgcttcagcAGCTCGGACGCTGAGATGGACTGAAGAGGAGCGCCGGCAGGACTTTTGGAGCCTGAAGTCGGTGAAGAAAGCTTGAATGAAGGCTGAGTTGATTATATGACATATTAATATTAAATACTTAAGAGTTCTTAGCGTTAACAGTCCaggacaggggtcgggaacctttttggcagAGAGCCATAAACACCACTTACTTTTAAATATCATTTCGTGAGAGCCATACCATATAgcagcgtccctttcccacaccgaggcttaacctcttttaaggttctttattctggttactacGGCCGTAACCAACGCCATACAACCTCGTTCAGCAACTCCTAAGTCCCTCCGCCGACAGCGCCCCCCCCCACTTTTTATTCCACCGCTCCCGCCCTCCTATTTCCCTTATTCAGctcatagctgaaccccattggtccaaactccccaacgacaggctgagcgacagaactgagggccaatcagcgtctctgcttgatgcgttcaatgaactccggaaCTTAGAACGCGACCAAACAGCCACCTCGTCCAACCCTGTCCGCTACAATTGCGACCCCCAACCTTAATGGCCCACGGACCGCTTTGATGTCTGGCTAAGTTCTCATGAACCGCAATATTATATATGGCGGACAAACACTGTAGCAACGCTACAACAGAGGCACAGCCGCGTGATAAGACGGACTCTGCGTTTTTCTTTTGACATGAATGACATTgaacatcgcacaggtgtcatcatcctctccccttccctcactcatggtgctaaaaagaagtacAACAGTACAACATgaagaaataactaagggtgaaataataaagttttattctattctaaaacACATTACCAAATATTAACACAAATAAGATCATTAAGGGTTTTTTTAAAGGGTTGCACGGTGGTGTAGAGGTTGGCTCTCTTGCCTCTAAGTGAGAAggttctggttcaaatcctgggtGGGCCTTTTCTGCATGGAGTGGGCCTGTTCTCTTTGTGCACGGAAACCAGATACTCTGGCTTCCTCCATAGTCcagaaacatgtttcataggttaattagtatctgtaaattgtccctaggtgggCTTGTTGTTGTGCAGTCATGCAACCGACTGatagtggctgggataggctccagcaacccagtgagcCCAAAAGGGATGTGGCGAGTttgaaaaatggatggatggactaaTTTGCCTTTTGAGAAATTTCAAGAAGCTGAACAGGCGTTTCATAAACAGAGATGGTTATTGATCAAGCAGCTCAAAACAGCTTTAACACATCTGACTAACACGCCCTTTGACCTACCCCAACCACTCCACTGCTCACGGGATCAAcacgaatcagctgattctgacacggCGAAGAGCGGCTTTAAACACACAAAGTGTTGCTTAATAATCAGCTGGTTTAcattgtaaagtgttgcacatcaaCGACGcgctgctttttttctgcaggaattctgtgtaaacagcagaaaagtTCCGGTAGTCGAAACACCGGAGCTAAAACTACGGAGTTAACGGGTTAACCGTCCAACCAGAGTTTCACTAAAAACTCTGAATAAAAGTAAGTATATGAATAATAACCTGCATAAACGTGTGAATAAGGTGTGGCTCAGGAGGATCACCTGATTGGCTgctctgcgtcaggtgctgctTCAGCTGCAGAGCTCCAGGAGTCGGCACCGACATCAGGCTCTTGAATTCATTGGAGCAGCCGGACATTTCTCCAGACTGCATTGCTGGAAGACACAAATAAACAATGAGGGTCAGCGACCTCCTCCACCTGACCCGTCAACCTGCAGTCCTCAAGGTTCTGTAGATGTCCCCGCCCTCTGCTGGTTACCTGGTTAGTGTGTTCTATAGGAGGAGGTTTAGAAATAAGCAACAAAATCGATCCCTCTACACCTAAAATACAACACTgtttcaacaaaaacatgaatggattcagctttaatgctatttcctttatttttaagacTAAAAAGGCTTTTCTATTAGCTGGTGAATGTGTATGTTTGTGGTTAAAGGTTCCTCTTTTgtttacttaatttttttttttaaacgggttttaaaaccaaactaaatTGGTCTTAGTGTGATAATTTGCCAAATCATCTTTTTAACCAAATCTAGTtcaatttaaaatcaaacataTTCTGCTTGCTGCTGTGGGAATATGGTTAGGTTAGGAATCTGGTTAGGTTAGGAATCTGGTTAGGTTAGATATCTGGTTAGGTTGGGATTCTGGTTAGGTTAGGAAGCTGATTAGGTAGAAATCTGATTAAGGTAGGAACCTGGTTAGGTTAGGAACCTGGTTAGGTTAGATATCTGGTTAGGTTAGATATCTGGTTAGGTTGGGATTCTGGTTAGGTTAGGAAGCTGATTAGGTAGAAATCTGATTAAGGTAGGAACCTGGTTAGGTTAGGAAGCTGGTTAGGTTAGATATCTGGTTAGGTTAGGAAGCTGCTCAAAACCCAATTTCTAACTGCATCCATGGCAGACACAGAGGTAGAGGCTAAGAAAGGTTAAGAGCATCTTCACATCTGATGACATCAACCACAGAGttactaaataaaacaaactaagtcACTCCCTCCTTGAGTCTGTGGTAAACCACAAACAGACCAAGCAGCTCCTACCTATCTGCTTGGCGCGCCTAACGAGCTGAGCTGAGCCACTCACAAACAGCTGCTCCAGAGTCTTCTGCTGGGGTTTGCTCGGTTTGGAAGCAGTTCtggaaaagatgaaaatgaGGACGGCCTTTCAGAAAACAGACGTGTCATGATTCATGTGCTGCTGAGCCAAATGTTTACAATAAactttgttgtgtttcaggacAGTACTTCACTGTTTGTAACATAAAAGCTAATTCTAAAGCACAAATCTGAACCAACAAAGGTTTAACCAATGAACAGCCTTGAAGCGTCCTGACAGATCTCTCTGATCACTCCTCCAGGACAAAGCTGCACTCACAGCGTGGCGGCGCAGGCAGAAGACGACACGCCGCCGTAGTAGAAGCCATCTTGACACAGGCGCTGTCTGAggccgccccccttccccttcagGGTGTTTGGGCCTTTTCCAGAGAACGATGACTGCAGCTCCGCCCTCTTTGAGCTCATCTTCTTATACTGGGCCTTGACATGGTACTGGCAGTACTGGCATTCGTACTGCAGAGAGGAGCGGATCGTGAagggaggtgaaggaggaggaggaggtgaagaaACGCGGTTTCACTTAGGACTCACCAAGTTGACGATTTGAGAACAGGGATCTCCGTTCTTCTTCGAGGCTTTGCAGGTGCCGTAGTCCTGAGCTTCGCCCAAAACGAGCACCTTCTGTGGGTGATCCACCGTCAGACTcacctaaaaaaataattttaaaaatccatttcTGAATAAGCAAAATGAACCCGAATGCTGACATTCTGCTGATTCTTCAGCAGACATTATTTGAAGCTTTCTGGGATCGTCTCAAGATTCCCGATTGCACTTAAGGTACTAggttattaaaaacaaagggGGAAACATTTGATTTCTTTAAAGACTTAAACCCCTCAACCTTTAGCtaaaccagtgcttctcaaatagtggggcatGTGATGCCGGGGGGCAAATTTATCGGGGGCCGGTGGGGCTCAGTgctaggaaaaaaaactgtagccCACTATTGGTTTCCTATGATGTGTTGAATGACAGAGTTTGTatcagcctgaaactgtgaatgGGCGTCTCTGGCGCACGGAGCACAGCCTGGATCATGGTTCCTTTAGattcctcagctcatgctagtaatgtcattctttattaagaattgtagacattttgatgacgtatctttattttccatcaatgtattctttgtctgcctgtggtttagttggtgtcagtatttgacatacagacagcaggtaatgcagggaaacagctgcactttaggagatcagaaataaacaatccatcatttagaaaaaaaatcattaaaaaaaccaTGCCTCTGGTTCGGCCTTTGTGACAAATgttagaaccctttgtggccccAGGGTCCAAacgtttgcccacccctgatgtAAAGTGTTCTGAAAGGGATTTTGATCCAATACTCTGCACTACTGttgtaaaaaaatggttttgaggATTTTGAGGTAAACATCAtcaaggagggaaaaaatacaactttcaaATAAATTCCCAAAGTTCAATCAGGAAAAGTTTTCATGATCCTGAAACGGAACCGGAAGGATCAACCAGCAGACGTCCTGTTCTCAatcatttaatgttttcattaaatacttgtctttttgaccaaatgattgtttttcaaacaacaaacaagTTGAGTTTTCTAAGAAGAATTCGATTTGATCAAATATTCCGGTCATGTTTAAGTTTTTCTGTCTGCGGTAAGAATGAGGACGTGCTTCCATGGCCGCCGTCCGTCTGCTCACCCCCTTGTATCCGTCGTTCTGCTTCATGGGGTTCGGGTTCAGGAGCCCGATCGCCGTTCCCGGTTCCATCTTCCAGTGCTCCTTGTGGACTTCTCCGAACAGGAGGAGGGAAACGAACACGTCCAGGCCGTGGAGGTCGTTGAGTTTCCAGATGCTGAACGTTTTTCCCTGTGAGGAACGGAACACCGATCATCCTGCAGTTTGTCCTGACATGGCCGTGTTTTAAGAAAgcaatcagaagaaaaaaaatctccagcAGCAAATATGGACGTTTTTTTCCCACAATTCAAAGTAATAAGCAATTCTCAATGGATAATGTAATTTGCGATTTGAtgatgcactttaaaaaaatgcattttgcaatgcAAATTACAATTTcatcttacatttttaaaattgcaatattaaatgaaaacaaactgttttttttaaaccataacTCAAATGTAAACTGCAGTTCAATGTACAAGTCAGCCCTGCTTGTTCTTaaatacaatatttaaaaaaaagaattcattaTTTCCTTTAAATTAATTCTAAAGTAACTTAAACTCCACCAGGGGTTTGAAGTTTCCTTTACTGTTGGAAAACTTTTTCCAGCCCAAAATACAACGAGACTGCAACTAGATTGCAAACTTAAAGGCTCCCAATCgggatgggaggggggggggggggggggggagtcctGCCTCCACTGCCTTTTGGTCAACCAATTAAAAATATCGAAGATGCTCAACCAGCCAATAGAATCGTTTGACATGGGAGGTTAAGGAAGAGAATCCGCCTTGAGCTCCCCTGTTTGTGACCACGGCTCATAGAAGTTGGTTTTGGAGCTCGTCTTTGGGGCGTCTGTGTCCTCCCCCCATACGTATGTTTGTGGTTATGTTGTATAAATATGTCCTCTCTGGCCATCTTTTCGCGTTTTGTAAAAgcgtttttggccaaaataaaaacccctgtgttgttttctaggacatagtttctgtagggCGGtgggagttcattagaaatcgtGATCCGctgcaatttgaataaagaaacactcaaaaaaataaattttaagatTCTACTCTTCATATGTGTCCTTCATCATTAAgggaaatgccacaaaaaaacatatttcttggAGGGGGTTTATAAGTTCTTTTTGAAGAAATTTGAagagtttattttagtttgcaGCAGATTTTCTAGTGTAGATTTAATTGTCGTGTTTTGATGATTTCAAActgatcttttaaacaaaaatcagaagactattttttttttaaataatatttgtgGCTCTGGACGGATGAGCAGGATGAGCAGGATGAGCAGCAGGAGCGGCGCTGCTTGCTTACGCTGCGACTGCTTTGTGGCGTTGCCTTGTCGACCAGCACGCCAAACGTCACCCAGTCGCtgtcctccagcttctcccGCGTCAG includes these proteins:
- the mcm10 gene encoding protein MCM10 homolog, coding for MDSEDDLEILTALIDEDGGESEEQEQGDGVEGLCDEHDNEDGGASEEQQDNNLEDLCDEDEDSGASKEQGQENDDLEGLFDEDDEEEEYKDGIEGDILATEDVVTELFGDVDDIQNEEKDAEGKAERGGENPDVSKEELQEVLRLMQEKMKKLQEQLDAKQKDVASSSTKALGGLKPPAAPLPSKRSQKSKSQAAPSTSGAATSGSSKLQESSDFSSQLNNADSFKRKQRVAHAAKAASYSEDRGPLVEIKIGSSFQPLESKAAAPVRSPPARPSTPAASAGRPKPAPLPPPPPPKDVAVEKYSGLRLRKPRVSSVEMDQKMASRRLIRLSQVPERLTREKLEDSDWVTFGVLVDKATPQSSRSGKTFSIWKLNDLHGLDVFVSLLLFGEVHKEHWKMEPGTAIGLLNPNPMKQNDGYKGVSLTVDHPQKVLVLGEAQDYGTCKASKKNGDPCSQIVNLYECQYCQYHVKAQYKKMSSKRAELQSSFSGKGPNTLKGKGGGLRQRLCQDGFYYGGVSSSACAATLTASKPSKPQQKTLEQLFVSGSAQLVRRAKQIAMQSGEMSGCSNEFKSLMSVPTPGALQLKQHLTQSSQSGSKSPAGAPLQSISASELLKQQKQKQRELQEIQRRRANERQQQRNGGASTSPQNQGGLVSPLAASQAPGDTQPPTPTLGRGFSAGDDILFFDGSPPPAASSSLSAAKLAALRKLRAKGAGLEKEDPNAVKRKRIDNSEISARVEKNRSSPKEELGKEEEEPALKKKREELRYIQSEEFQKILNAKSRHETVLQAAEYQLQERYFDALVKKEQMEEKMKGIKEMKCRAVTCKKCSYTYFKPADRCVQESHDLRWHDAVKRFFRCPCGQRAIALDRLPHKHCSNCGLFKWERDGMLKEKTGPKLGAELLLPRGEEHAKFINSLK